The following is a genomic window from Fulvia fulva chromosome 9, complete sequence.
CGACACTCGGTCACTCCGGTCAAGCACGCCGCGCAGTGACGATCTGCAGGATCGATGGAAAGTTTTGAGGCAATTGTGATCAGGTGCAGGTGATTGCTTGGGCGTTTGCTGACATGTGCCTCAGTCCATTCGCAAGATACTCCAGATATCGTGCTAGTCAGCAATAAGGTTGCGGAACCCGGATCCCTGAGGCTGTACCTCCAACAACTTACAAGTGCTGCTCCGCCTGCGAGATTTTGAGAACACTGGCGATGCTCAGGACTTCGATCAATTGCAAACGATTGCACAGCCAGACGCCAGGCAATGATGCAGCAAAACATGTCGCACAAAGAAGGGATGTCCTGTACCGAGCAACTCAGCCCTGCACCTGAGGCCCGCCTCGCAGAGCTTCGCCCCTTCCTTTCGCGAAAGTCTTGGCCACAGATCACGCGGATACAGCAGCGCCAGGCATTATGTCTAGGCAAGAAACAGTAAGCCAATGCATTGTCGTCTATGTGCCGACTACCCACGGAGACTGCCTTGCAACCTCATGAGCGTTATACTGACCGGAGCTCACTGGTGCACAGCCAGTCTTACTGCCCACTCCCACGGCGCAGCTTCCCGTGCTATGGACAAAGCGTAAGCAGGAATGCAGGCACGTTCTTGCCTCGTGACATGTGAAAGCTACCAGTTCGCTACTGCTTCGATGTCATATAAGGCTGCACGTTCTTTCCTCCCAGAAGCCTGCCCTTCTTGTGCATCACACAACACTGTTCGACATCACTTCGACCAGTATCTCTACCAGCTTTGAGCAGCTCAGTCATTCCGTTCATTCTTGAAGCACTTCACACTCAACACTAGTAATACCCGCATCAACCGCAACGATGGGCATGTGGTATCATGTCTCCGAGCCCAACTCGTACCTCGTCGTCACTGGCGCAGGTATCGAGAGGGTGCGCCTTGCGAAGAAATGCTTCGTCTATCCTATGCAGAAGGTCACGAAGATCAGGTACGTCCGAACATCCATTCAGCAACATGAACTTCATCTCACGCTCTGCGCCCTAGCATCACTCCCTTCGACTTCTCCATGTCCCTCCTCGCCATGACGAGCGAAAAGCTGCAATTCTCACTTCCAGCTGTCTTCACCATCGGCCCAGAAGATGCAATGGAGTCACTCACCAAGTATGCTGTCCTCCTCACTGGCGACTCAGATGGCCAAGCGTCGACCGGTAAGCGTGGCATGGTTGGCACTGGTCGCAGCCACGTTCAAGACATTGTCAAGGGCATCATTGAGGGTGAGACGAGATCGATCGTCTCGAATATGACGATGGAGGAGCTGTTCAACAATCGACGACTCTTCAAGGCCCAGGTCATTGACTGTGTTCAGAAGGAGTTGGATCAGTTTGGCTTGAAGATTGTATGTCATTCTGCCGACTCTCCGCAAAGATAATGCTGACTGAGTGCCCTGTAGTACAACGCGAATATCAAAGAGCTTCAGGATACTGGAGACAGCAAGTACTTCGACAGCTTAGCCCGCAAAGCTCATGAAGGTGCCCAGTCACAGGCACAGGTCGATGTTGCCAATGCCCGCATGATAGGACGTGTCGGCGAGGCTGAGAAGGAAGGCGAAGCCAAGCAGAAGATCGCCAAAATCAACGCTCACACCGCCGTCCTTGAGACTGAGCGCAAAGTCGAGAAGGCAAATGCCGACCAAAAGCTGAAGACTCGTGAGATCGAAATCGCTCGCGCCATCAATCTTGAGCAGATTGGCGCACAGCGTGCTGCTGAGCAGCGTGATGCTGAACTGCAGAAGGATGTCGAGACGCAGCGCGCTCAGATGGAGCTGGCGCGTCTCCGTGCGACTACTGTTACGCAAGCCAAGATTGCGAAGGAGTCTGCGCAAGAAAAGGCCGATGCGGATCTTTACACCCAGACCAAGAAGGCCGATGCACAGCAGTACAACCAGGAAGCCGAGGCGAAAGCTACATACTACCGATCGCAACAGGATACGGACGCCGCCAATTACAAGCGTACGAAGGACGCTGAGGCTATGCTACTGGCTCGTGCCAAGGAGGCTGATGCCATGTACATGATGAAGGAGCGCGAAGCGCAAGCCAACTACTTCCAAAAGGAGCGGGAAGCTGAAGCTGCCTACATCGCCCGCAAGCGCGAGGCAGACGGTAAGTGACTGAGAATGATATACTGCACAACGCGCACTAAAATTCACTAGGTCTCATGGACATGGCCAAAGCCTACGGCGCCCTCTCCGACGTAATGGGCGGTCCCCAAGGCCTTATGCAATTCCTCATGCTGCAGAACGGCACCTACGAACGCCTAGCCGAGCAGAATGCCAAGGCCATCCACGGCCTGCAGCCAAAGATCAATGTCTGGACCACTGGAGGTGAGAATGGCGGTGCGGACCAGAGCATGGCGCCTATTCAGAATCTGTTCAAGTCGCTTCCGCCGCTGTTTAGCACGATTCAGGACCAGACGGGCATGACGCCGCCGAGCTGGATGGCGAATATGCCTAAGGGTGAGAATGAGGTGCCGAAGGATGGCAAGAGTGAGAGGAGGGGGAAGGCTCTGACGAATGGGCGTAAGTAGGATAGGTCTGGGAGTTGGAGTGGGAGGTGGTAAGTGGGAGGCGTTCGGCTGTGAGGTCCTGTGATGATACCCTGTGATTTGTGATGGTTTTGTTGGCTGCTTTTGTTATTGTTGATTGTGTAGTGTATCCTAGTGTAATGTTATGATCTCTGCTTCAATCTACTCTTTCATTTGAGTGCGCAGCGTCGTCAGCTGCAATGTCGGAATGCTCGAGTCTTCTGGTTGACCCACCGGTGGACTAGTATCGACCTTGATCAACAATCGCTCTTCTACACTCTAAACTTCACTACACCTATCAGTACGACTGCTAATGAGTCTCGCCAGATTCCACCACAACCCTTCGGCTTCTAATTCCCTCCATTGAGACTCCACAACTCATCACCACCCTCCGGAGGCCCAACTGAAGAAACTTATAGCGAGACATTCCTATGTCCCCATCGACGATGTTCCCACAACTAGTATGTATCTTGTTGTTCGGAACATTTCCAACACATTGAAGACCTCATGAAACGGTCTCAGATCTTCCAAAATCGTTGCCGTGTTTTCTGTTATGGCTGGGAGAGCACGCCGTTGGGGCCAGTACCGAACCAAAGACATTGTGTGTATGCATATCA
Proteins encoded in this region:
- a CDS encoding Flotillin-like protein 1, encoding MGMWYHVSEPNSYLVVTGAGIERVRLAKKCFVYPMQKVTKISITPFDFSMSLLAMTSEKLQFSLPAVFTIGPEDAMESLTKYAVLLTGDSDGQASTGKRGMVGTGRSHVQDIVKGIIEGETRSIVSNMTMEELFNNRRLFKAQVIDCVQKELDQFGLKIYNANIKELQDTGDSKYFDSLARKAHEGAQSQAQVDVANARMIGRVGEAEKEGEAKQKIAKINAHTAVLETERKVEKANADQKLKTREIEIARAINLEQIGAQRAAEQRDAELQKDVETQRAQMELARLRATTVTQAKIAKESAQEKADADLYTQTKKADAQQYNQEAEAKATYYRSQQDTDAANYKRTKDAEAMLLARAKEADAMYMMKEREAQANYFQKEREAEAAYIARKREADGLMDMAKAYGALSDVMGGPQGLMQFLMLQNGTYERLAEQNAKAIHGLQPKINVWTTGGENGGADQSMAPIQNLFKSLPPLFSTIQDQTGMTPPSWMANMPKGENEVPKDGKSERRGKALTNGRK